Below is a window of Prionailurus viverrinus isolate Anna chromosome A1, UM_Priviv_1.0, whole genome shotgun sequence DNA.
CTCTGCAAACCCCCAAAGGATAAGGTCATTGGAAACCATGCCTAGACACATTATAAATGGCTGAAAATGAAAGCTAAATACCATCAAAATAGCTGGAAAAACATGACACGCTACATATTGTGGAATAAGGATTgtgatacatccatacaatgaaacaGCACTCtgtaagaaaaaaggaacaaactattggtACATGCAAAAACATAAAGGAATCTCGCAAATATTATGCTGTGTAAGACAAGTCaaagtaggggcatctgggtggttcattcaTTCGAGCGTCCagctctcagttttggctcaggtgatgatcccaggatcgtgggatggagccccacatcaggttctgtgctgagtgtggagcctgcttaaaattctctctctctcctcccctgtccccctctcccccatgtcctctctctctttctctcaaattaagaaaaaagttaaagtagctggtgtatgattccatttatgtaaatttctagaaaatacagaataatctatagtgacagagaGCAGATCAAATGGTTGCCTGGACATGGGAGGGACAGATTACAAAAGTGCATCAGGAAATTTGGGGGACTGATAAAAATACTTGGTAtcctgattgtggtgatggtttcccAGGTGCGTACAAATGTGAAAACTGGGCAAATTGCATACTTTGCATATATGTGGGTTGTTGTACTTTATAacaataaagttgttaaaatatgcaaaagattCAAACACTTAACAGATGAAGGTATATGAACTGACgatatgcacatgaaaagatgctcaacatcacgagTCATTATCGTAAACTAAAACCATAGTGCTGTCCTCGTACATACCCACCAGAATGGCAGAACTTTTAAAGTGATGGAGAGAAACTCCATCTTTCACACACTGCCCCTGGGAATGTAAAAGGGCGCAACCTGGCTTGGGAATCAGTGCGTCAGCTTCGTAAACACGTGCTTACCGTGTGATCAAGCTATTCACATCGTGAGTGCTTACCGAAGAGAAACGAAAACTTTGCCCTCGCCGTCTCGTACACTACCATGCCCAGCAGCCTAATTGCTAATGGAAACAACCCAACGGTCCACCAACGAATCGACAAACACACTGTGGTGTAGAAAGGTGCAAACAGAATGCCGCCAACGTGggtgaatcttaaaaacaaaatgctgaaaaCTAGGAAGCTGCGCACAAAACTAcgtactgtgtgattccatttattctAGAACACACAAAATGAATCTCTGGCATCAAAACGCAAATCAGTTGTTGCTTGGGGCTGGAAGACCGGGGCGGGGGATACTACGTGAAGAGAggcatttctgtatattaattttgggGTTGCTACATGGATTTTTAGGTTGGGAATGATATgctttataatgtatataaactagacctcagtaaagctgattttttaaaatatggctgtATAAGGGGGTGCCTAAGcagctcagtgggtagagcatgtgactcttgatctcagagtcatgagttcaagccccgcatcgggcacagagcctactttttttttttttaatgtttatttttgaaagaggcagagacagagagacagagacagagcgtgaacaggggaggggcagagagacagggagacacagaatcagaagcaggctccaggctccaagcacagagcctgacgtggggctcgaactcacaacctgcaAGATAgagacctgggctgaagtcggatgctcaaccgactgagccacccaggcaccccggagcctacttattaataaataagtaaataggggtgcctgggtggctcagtcggttaagcatctgacttcagcttaggtcacgatcttgcagttcatgggtttgagccctgcattgggctctgtgctgacagctcagagcctggagcctgcttcggattctgtgtctccctctcctgtgtctgcccctcccccggttacactctgtctctctctctctctcaaaaacaaacaaacaaacaaacaaacataaataaataaataaataaataaataaatgtataatgtatggaattggtaccaaaagagacaaagagggacagaGCAATAAACAAATTAGAGAAACTGACTGGAGTTTAAAATAGTTATGAATTTCAAATGTGGTTACTCTGGCTTTTCAAATCAGGTTGGTGGAGAGATCCATTATTCATCAATGGTATTGAATCAACACATataactcataaaataaaattagagccTTATCTGTTACCACTTACAAAACATACATTCCACGTGGATTAAAGAGTTAATtccataaaacaagaaaagcaagcTTTAATGGCCCTGGGGTATGGGTGGGGGGTCCGGGGCCTGGCCACGAGGAGCCCTGCTGGGTCACACTGTGCTTGGAATCCAGCAATGGAGAAGCTTGAGGTCCTGGAGATACCAGGGCCTTGTGGCCCTCGCTGGGGttctccagcctccagccctAAGGCTAAAGACTACCTCTGAAGGCCGTCCTAGCAGAGGCTCAGCTCCCCAGTCTCTAACACGGCACAACAGTGGTACTATTTCCAACTTGAAGGTCTGTAGAGAGGGCTGCATGTGGGGAAACGCCCAGTGCAGCAGCTGATTCTTGGGAGGTGTGACAACAAAGGCTGGTCTCTTCCCTCTGTGCGGGACCATCAGGCCTGGGACAGAGCTGGGAAGGGTGGCTCTGTGGGGGAAAGTGGGCATTAGGCTTTGTGTCTCACTCTGTGCTCTCAAGTGACTGGGAAAGGCCCACAGAGGAGAGGGGGCTAAAATCAAGTGGCAAGAGTAGAAACCCAAGGGGACTGAAGCACTCAGGTACGGAGCGGTCTAGACAGCCTGAGACAACAGCATGAATCCTTGGGGTGCCCCCTCACCTTCCTGGGGAGGCTGCTGAGGCGCTGAGGCACTGAATCTCTGGGCACAAGTCCTTGATTGAGCTCACTGGATCTGTCATGGAGAGCTGTTCTGATTCCAGAAGATGCCTGCCCTCCCTTTGTATCCTGCAAGTCCCAGGGGGGAGATCTGGATTAAGCTGAATTAAGAGGCAGGTGATGATCACAGGTGTTGGGTGCTTGGGCAGGGGTCTCCATGGTAACGGTGCCATCTGGCTTTCTTGCCTGGCAGCAGGCCTTGTGACTTCATGGTGGAACCTTCTCTGACAGGCAGAGGGGGATTTGCCAGGGGGAAGAGCAGGTCAGGAGGAGGGGATCTGCCAAGGGCAGCTTTGTCTTTTCCATCAGAGTCTGAAGATTAACCTTGATCATGGCACAATGTGGGGCTACCACTGACTCCAGAACGGATGCCGAGACAGTGGCTGAGGGACAGCATAAGCCCCTCTGGAGAGTAGGTGGGGACATACCTGGCCTCCTTGAATCCAGAACCCACTGGTGAAGTGGAGCCAGGGCCCAGGCGGGCAAGACTCGGACATGGGAGAGCCTCTGGGCCAACACCTCTGGATGGCAGGAAGGGTAAGGTCTAGGGAGACCCAGCCCCTGCAGGGAGACTCTCCCCATAAACTGCTCACGAGGCTCTGCAAGCCTTCATTCTTGTGTAGACTCCCTTCACTCACACAATCAGCCATCCAACCCACCTGTATGTGTGAGTGTCCTGGGGCTGCTGAAACAAGtcaccataaactgggtggcttaacacaacaccAGTGTATTCTGTCACAGTTCTGAAGGCAGGCTCCTTCTTGGGGGCTCAAGGAGAAGGTGCTCCTTGCCTCTCCTAGTTCCTGGTGGCTCCTGGCGATCCGTGGCATCTCTTGGCTTGGGCAGCATCCCTCCCGTCTCTGCCACCACTGTTGTATGATGCTCCCcttgtgtctgtgtccaaatttccctcataagggacaccagtcattggatatAGGGCCATCCtgatccagtatgacctcattttaccttgaCTGCATCTACAAagactctctttccaaataagatccCTTTCCCAGGTACCAGGAGTTAGGACCTCAACATATCTTATGGGGGACACAGTTGAGACCACAATACCATGTAGGTCATTGTGAAAAGAGCACAGGCTTCAGAGCAGGGTAGGCTTGGCCTCCAACCCTGACAGGGCCTCCACACCATCTTGTTCCCTAGGCCCAGCAAAGTTGGGAGGGGGCTCCCGTGGTCTACCTGCAGAGGGGCCGTGGTGtgtctggggaggaggaggaggtctgGTCCCTGCTTTTCAGGAGCTCACTGTCTGTGGGGCCATGGACCGTCACCAAGGGTTAGGACTCTCAAAAGGGACAGTGGTGGTCAAGCTGCACACAAGGAGTTAGGACAGGCATGACCACACatgtggctggggtggggaacTCAAGGCCCAGAGACCCCAGCAAGGATCAAGAAGGCCAGGGCCAGACCATAAGTCCTTCCTATGGGACTCAGAATCCACGGGGTACCCCTGCATGCCACATGTACCCATGGGCTCTGGGTCTGACCCTGATGGGCAAAGGTGGAGGAGAATGGGTTGTTTTTTCACTGACGGGTGCTCTGGGCTTCTGTGTCCCACTCTGGGCCTGGGAAGTAATTCCTTAtttcccttcccagcctccccacaAGACCTGCCTTCCCCTTCCTATTGACAGGGAGTCTGGCAAGGACTTTGCTCCCGGACAAGCCCAgtttaatattctctttcttcctccttctctcccacctttctttcctttattgcaATATCTGTTATCTGCCATATGCCAAGGCTGTTCTAGGCCTTGAGGATACAGAAGACAGATGGGCCTAGCCTCAGTGGAATTTATAACTGGTGAGATGAGAGATATTAATCAAGTCACCATGCAGATGAATGTTTCACAGCAGAGGTGTGGGTGCTCCGAATGAGGGGCATCAGGGTGGTGGAAGTCAGCAACAGAGTGAAGCAGCTAAACCGGGGAAGGATGGCAGCCTGGAGCCACAAGCTGAAGTTGTCAAccaggaaaaaggagaaggaagagattcCAGGCAGAAGCATTAGCATGAGCGAAGGGCCTGTGGCAGGAGGCTGCTTGGCGAGTTGAGAAGGACTGAGAGGTCTGTGTGGATGGACTGGACAGTGCAGGGAATATGAGATGGCCTGAGAGTCAGCAAATTAGCCCCGTCATTTGTTGGAAAAGTATCAATATTGCATGCCCACAATGAGACGAGACCACCACACCCCAGAATAGGCAGGCTCAGACCAAGAACGTTCCAGCGTGGGAGATGTGAGGCTGGAGTGATTGGGAGTCAGTGCAGGGAttgggggaggcaggggctgggaaaGCTCCTTTGAactgagaggggaagggcagatctGGGCATAGGTTCTAAAGCAGGGCCAAGCTTTGTGTGACCAAGGAAGGGCAAGGAGGCCTGTGTATACAGAGTGGAACCAGATGTGCGTGGGGGAAGGATGCAGGTGCTGGCAGGGCCAGGCCCTCCAAGGCTCTTGGGTAACCTGACTGTGGCTGGCAGCTGCCGCTGGGTTCTCCTGGAGGGGAGCACACTCAGGTTTATGCTTTGGAAAGACCCTTCTGGCCTCCAGTGTCAGCAGGAATGGGAGAGCGGGCTAGGGGGCGGGGACTTTGGGCTGCGGTAACAGGTGGAACACCATTCTCTTTCCAGTCATCCCAGAAGAGCTGTGAGCCTGAGCCCAGCGTCTCGGCTTCCCAGAGCCTCCTGGAGGCAGCTGGCCCAGAGCCCGTGTCCCAGCACCCACAGGCCAGCTGTTCAAGGGGCAGTGAGCCCCTCAGCAGCCTTGACCTCTCCCATGGGTCTCCGGTGGCCTTAGAGTACCTGCCCTTCTTTCGCACCTATGGGACTCTCCTGGCTGTGGGGGAGCTGGTCCCACAGCCTGAGGCTTGCAGGGACCAAGAAGGAGACCAGACTGTCAGAGATCCAGCATTCCATGAGGACTCAGAACCGCCCAGCGGCTTTTTCCCTTTCTACCGCTCCAAGGAGGAGTGTTTTCCCAGGCTGGCCCTTCCTGGCAGGTCGTGCTGGGGCTCCCGAGACCCATGCACCAGGAAGGAGGGGCTGGCCGGCTGCGTCTGCAGGATGACCGTCAGCTGCGCGTGCTCTGTGAGTGGGCGTGGCCCCGGGGAATGTGTTTAAGCCCCTTGAGCTTCAAAGTCCTTACAAAGGGAGGCAATAGTGGAGCTACTGGGGGAGCCATTGTGAGAATTACGTACAGTAACGTGGTCATTACACCAGGCTTAGCCGGTGTTCCCCGACAGAAGCACCTGTGTAGTCCTTATGACTCGCTCGGCACCCCAGCCAATGCTCCAAGTACATCATCTCACCTGTCCTATTAATAATCCGATGAGAGACGGCTGATTGCTGCTCCCACATgacagaagggagaaaaatgagtCTCAGGGCAGTTAAGCGACTTGGTAGCAAGAGCAAACCTGGGCTCCGACCCCAAGCCGGTGCCCTGTCACGTCACTACCAGTCACAGAGCTGGGGGCCGTGCCGTGACCACAGAGACGGAGCAGGCGGGATGAGTGGATTGTGATCCCAGATGCACTCCTTCCAGCCGGGAGGCCCCGGGGGGCTGAATGATATTGCTCACTGTTCTCCAGTCTGCAGAGTAGTCATGcaccctgcctccttccctacCGCTCCTGGGGTGTTGCAGGCACAAGGCCAGCGCTGGATTTCTAGCCAAACTTGGGAGCCTGGCTGACTGTCTTGTCTCCTTCCCACACAGGCTGCTTCGGCAAGCCCAGATCACCTCCCTGGGTCCTCTCGTTTGCCACCCTGCTGCCCCATCCTGCTGGTCCCAGAGGGGCACTGCCATGACAGCGGGCTGACTGCCCCTTCCTCCAGTGATGCTGCCTTCAGGGACTATGCCCTTGGTGCCTCGGGATTCGTGCCTTACTACAGAACCCTCGAGGAGGAGCTGCACGCCAGCCCTGGGCCTCTAGTCTCTCCGCTGGGGAGCCAGGAGCCCACAGGGATGCTGCCCAGGCCTGGTGCAGCGACTTTGTGAAGGAGTGTGAGTTATTAGCAGCTGGAGCCGCTGAAGATTGGGCCCCAGCACCTGCTCATCCGCAAGAGGTGAACGTGGCTGGGGGTGAGGGTTCCAGAACTGGCCTGGGACCACAACTCTGCCTTACCTCCCCCTCTGCCTGGGTGCCTAGGAACCACGGAGCTGGCAGGAGGAGCCCAAACACTGGCAGGCCCGTCCATCCCCTCTCAGTCTACTTGGGTGGGCCAACAAGAAGATCCTGTGCCCTGCCAGGGTGCACCTCCACACCAGTGTCCGACTGAgcaggcctggggcaggagcagTCCTTCTCCTCGAGGACTGGAGGGGAGATGCTCAGCCTGTGCCCCCCGCAGCCACAGCCTCAGGAAGTGACCCCACAGCCCTGGGTGCTCCCTTGGCCCTCCTAGCTGGAAAAACTGCCCGAGGCCAAGGGGACAGCAGCAGCCCCCAAAGGCGCTCCACCAAGGAGATGTCTGCCCGGCCTAGCACTCAGACTGTCCCACGGTCCTCCTCTGCGGTAGCCTATTCCAAGCTCAGAGGAAGGGAGCAGGACCAGGGTCCTCTGAACAACTGAGGGATGCAGACCAGAGACTAAATAAATCACTTCACTACAAGGATTGGAGCTGGTGTGCTAACGTGGTGCTTTGGAGTAATGTGTGCAGCTTGCATTAAGTGAGCATttgctatgtgctaggcacctTACAGAGACCGTCTCTGTATCCTCATGGGGGTAGACCCTTGCATCAGCTCCATtctccagatgaagaaacaggctcagagaggtaagtTGCCTGCCTGGGCTCACACAGCTCACAGACAGCAGAGCTGGGGTTCATAGCCAGGGCTGTGTGGGCTCAGGGCCTGAGTACTTAAAACCCTTCCCTACACACCCCTCCTCAGTGGGTCTTGATGCAGCAAGGAAAGAGCCAGCTGCCAGCCATCGAGCACCGTGGAGGCCACCCCACATcgcctttcctccttccccctttccttccctggctCCCCATGCTTTGCAGCCGCAGGTAGGGGAGAGCAGCATATGACACATCTGCTgaggccct
It encodes the following:
- the LOC125169565 gene encoding uncharacterized protein LOC125169565, yielding MGEPLGQHLWMAGRSSQKSCEPEPSVSASQSLLEAAGPEPVSQHPQASCSRGSEPLSSLDLSHGSPVALEYLPFFRTYGTLLAVGELVPQPEACRDQEGDQTVRDPAFHEDSEPPSGFFPFYRSKEECFPRLALPGRSCWGSRDPCTRKEGLAGCVCRMTVSCACSAASASPDHLPGSSRLPPCCPILLVPEGHCHDSGLTAPSSSDAAFRDYALGASGFVPYYRTLEEELHASPGPLVSPLGSQEPTGMLPRPGAATL